One genomic region from Croceicoccus sp. YJ47 encodes:
- the arfB gene encoding alternative ribosome rescue aminoacyl-tRNA hydrolase ArfB has translation MTGGSIIDRAHALAEERFVTASGPGGQNVNKVATAVQLRVNIYALGLPPPIFHRLKQLAGSRLTQSGDLLIDARRHRTQDANRSDARQRLTDLLEEARRQPKTRAKTRVNRIGKVQRLKKKKERGAVKEKRGRVTGWD, from the coding sequence GTGACCGGCGGATCGATCATCGACCGCGCCCACGCTTTGGCCGAGGAACGCTTCGTCACGGCGTCGGGGCCGGGCGGGCAGAACGTGAACAAGGTCGCGACCGCGGTGCAGTTGCGGGTCAACATCTATGCGCTCGGCCTGCCGCCGCCGATCTTTCACCGGCTGAAGCAATTGGCGGGGAGCCGTCTGACGCAGTCGGGTGACCTGCTCATCGATGCGCGCCGTCACCGCACGCAGGACGCCAACCGCAGCGATGCGCGCCAGAGGCTGACCGATTTGCTGGAAGAGGCGCGCCGGCAGCCCAAGACCCGCGCCAAAACCCGCGTGAACCGCATCGGCAAGGTGCAGCGATTGAAGAAGAAGAAGGAACGCGGCGCGGTCAAGGAGAAACGCGGGCGCGTCACCGGCTGGGACTAG
- a CDS encoding RluA family pseudouridine synthase, with product MTDIPILFEDAEALIIDKPAGLPVDRPRNGAPSLADRLGALTLGFAREPVPVHRLDTDTSGCLLLARNPKALKRLSRAFEERLVEKTYLGIVSTELAEAEGEIALSLSKVSSEKDGWRMIAAKKGKPALTRWRRIAVRGGLSLVEFRPETGRTHQIRIHAQHGLGAALLGDPVYGRPDARARRTMLHAAALCVPRDNKPALAARAPFPRAFADLGFDDPGPAPRVEARREAE from the coding sequence ATGACCGACATTCCCATCCTGTTCGAGGATGCCGAGGCGCTGATCATCGACAAGCCGGCGGGGCTGCCGGTGGACCGGCCGCGCAATGGCGCGCCCTCGCTCGCGGACCGGCTCGGCGCGCTGACGCTGGGCTTCGCGCGGGAACCGGTGCCGGTGCACAGGCTCGACACCGATACGTCGGGCTGCCTGCTGCTCGCCCGCAATCCCAAGGCGTTGAAACGGCTGTCCCGCGCGTTTGAGGAACGGCTCGTGGAGAAGACCTATCTCGGCATCGTGAGCACCGAACTGGCCGAGGCGGAGGGCGAGATCGCGCTCTCGCTAAGCAAGGTCAGCAGCGAGAAAGACGGATGGCGAATGATCGCGGCGAAGAAGGGGAAGCCCGCGCTGACCCGGTGGCGCCGGATCGCGGTGCGCGGCGGGCTGAGCCTGGTCGAGTTCCGGCCCGAGACCGGCCGCACCCATCAGATCCGCATCCATGCACAACACGGCCTGGGCGCGGCATTGCTCGGCGATCCGGTCTATGGACGGCCGGACGCCCGCGCGCGCCGCACGATGCTGCATGCCGCCGCGCTGTGCGTGCCGCGCGATAACAAGCCCGCCCTCGCCGCGCGCGCGCCTTTTCCGCGCGCCTTCGCGGACCTTGGCTTCGACGATCCGGGACCGGCCCCCCGTGTCGAGGCGCGGCGAGAGGCCGAGTGA
- a CDS encoding pyridoxal phosphate-dependent aminotransferase yields the protein MTQEQGSADRISAALARIAPSQTTAMTDRATALRAEGRDIVSLSVGEPDFATPAHVVEAVKDALDQGATKYTPVGGTAAMKRAAALHFTRDLGIAATPADVTVSAGGKQAIFHALLATIDPGDEVLIPAPWWVSYPEIARFAGAQVVPLPTTAADGFRISAEQLAKAITPATRWLLLNSPGNPTGAVYTADDLRALADVLDRHARIMVMSDDIYAPLRYGDTPHATLAALRPDLADRILTVSGVSKSHAMTGFRIGVATGPGWLIRAMERLQSHSSGNPCSISQAGAVAAFEGPQDFLSDWRAIFRARRDRVVEAIHAIPGLSTPVPDGAFYCFVDAAPLIGEGCADDNALALHLLEHGVAVVAASAFGGAHCGIQGFRVSFAADDDSLTEALTRMERAVAAL from the coding sequence ATGACGCAGGAGCAGGGTTCGGCGGACCGGATCTCCGCCGCACTGGCGCGTATCGCCCCGTCGCAGACCACCGCGATGACCGACCGCGCGACCGCATTGCGGGCCGAGGGGCGCGACATCGTGTCGCTCTCTGTCGGGGAGCCCGATTTCGCCACCCCGGCCCATGTGGTGGAGGCGGTGAAGGATGCGCTCGACCAAGGCGCCACGAAATATACGCCGGTCGGCGGCACCGCGGCGATGAAACGGGCCGCCGCGCTGCATTTCACGCGCGATCTCGGCATTGCCGCCACACCCGCCGACGTCACGGTCAGCGCGGGCGGAAAACAGGCGATCTTCCACGCGCTGCTCGCCACGATCGATCCGGGTGACGAGGTGCTCATTCCCGCGCCATGGTGGGTGAGCTATCCCGAAATCGCGCGGTTCGCGGGCGCGCAGGTGGTGCCATTGCCGACCACGGCCGCGGACGGTTTTCGCATTTCGGCAGAGCAGCTTGCCAAGGCGATCACGCCGGCGACACGCTGGCTCCTGCTCAACAGCCCCGGCAATCCGACGGGTGCGGTGTACACGGCGGACGATCTTCGCGCGCTGGCCGACGTGCTGGACCGGCACGCGCGTATCATGGTGATGAGCGACGATATTTACGCGCCGCTGCGCTATGGCGATACGCCGCATGCGACGCTCGCGGCGCTGCGTCCCGATCTGGCGGACCGCATCCTCACCGTGTCGGGCGTGTCGAAAAGCCATGCGATGACCGGCTTTCGCATCGGCGTCGCGACCGGGCCGGGATGGCTGATCCGGGCGATGGAACGGCTCCAGTCGCACAGCAGCGGCAATCCCTGCTCGATCAGCCAGGCCGGTGCGGTCGCCGCATTCGAAGGGCCGCAGGATTTCCTGTCCGACTGGCGCGCGATTTTCCGGGCGCGGCGCGACCGGGTGGTGGAGGCGATCCATGCGATCCCCGGCCTGTCGACCCCGGTGCCGGATGGGGCGTTTTACTGCTTCGTCGATGCCGCGCCGCTCATCGGCGAGGGTTGCGCCGATGACAATGCGCTCGCGCTGCACCTGCTCGAACACGGGGTTGCGGTGGTCGCGGCCTCGGCATTTGGCGGGGCGCATTGCGGGATACAGGGATTCCGGGTCAGCTTCGCCGCCGACGATGACAGCCTGACAGAGGCGCTCACCCGCATGGAAAGGGCCGTGGCCGCATTATGA
- the pabB gene encoding aminodeoxychorismate synthase component I, with protein sequence MSEAFILLDDARPLAENPAPARLYREPRATFVARRGDEVAPALAAAREALAAGHHVAGQIAYDAGLALEPRLAPLARAGDAPLVWLAAFDGCETISAGDVPQWLAARIAENGLPPTHLSPLRPTCKFDEYARRFAALRDAIEAGDIYQANLTFALAGRWRGDPLAIYAAIRGRAAAGHGGIVFDGTDWTLSFSPELFFAVMDGTVTMKPMKGTRPRGATPEEDSALADALFHSAKDRAENLMITDLMRNDISRVAVPGSVRVAAPFAIETYPTVHQMVTTITADLAPGRDAGAVLRALMPCGSITGAPKIRAMELIHREEDAARGVYCGAVGRFDPDGDAAFNVAIRTLRLDAGGDAILGVGSAITAGSDARAEWDECLVKGRFASPDLAPFHLIETMHFDPLIGVPMVERHLERLKQSAHALGFACDRHAIRNDIQAFCFTHREPARLRVMLAQDGSWTLEGGAMPDPLTQPVPCMPHDLPVEADDWRLSHKTSLRDFYDAARFAAAGLGAEEAVLVRQDGRVTEGSFTNIFVERDGAWLTPPASLGLLPGVMRQKLLDEGVAREAELTLDDLKDGFHIGNALRGMMRARLI encoded by the coding sequence ATGAGCGAAGCTTTCATCCTTCTCGACGATGCGCGTCCGCTGGCGGAAAATCCCGCTCCGGCGCGGCTCTATCGCGAGCCGCGGGCGACGTTCGTCGCGCGGCGCGGGGACGAGGTCGCACCGGCGCTTGCCGCCGCGCGCGAGGCGCTTGCCGCCGGGCACCATGTCGCAGGCCAGATCGCCTACGATGCCGGGCTCGCGCTCGAACCGCGGCTGGCGCCACTTGCCCGCGCAGGTGATGCACCGCTCGTTTGGCTCGCCGCGTTCGATGGCTGCGAAACGATTTCGGCGGGCGACGTGCCGCAATGGCTGGCGGCGCGGATTGCGGAAAACGGATTGCCGCCGACGCATCTCTCGCCGCTTCGCCCTACGTGCAAATTCGACGAATACGCCCGCCGTTTCGCCGCGCTGCGCGACGCGATCGAGGCCGGCGATATCTATCAGGCGAATCTGACCTTTGCGCTGGCGGGGCGCTGGCGCGGCGATCCGCTCGCCATCTATGCCGCGATCCGGGGGCGCGCGGCGGCGGGCCACGGCGGCATCGTGTTCGATGGCACCGACTGGACGCTGTCCTTCTCGCCCGAGCTGTTCTTTGCGGTCATGGACGGCACCGTCACGATGAAACCGATGAAGGGCACCCGCCCGCGCGGGGCCACGCCGGAGGAGGACAGCGCGCTCGCCGATGCGCTTTTTCACAGCGCGAAGGACCGGGCCGAAAACCTGATGATCACCGACCTGATGCGCAACGACATCAGCCGCGTCGCCGTGCCGGGCAGCGTGCGGGTCGCGGCGCCCTTCGCCATCGAAACATACCCGACCGTGCATCAGATGGTGACGACGATCACCGCGGATCTGGCGCCGGGACGCGATGCCGGCGCCGTGCTGCGCGCACTCATGCCCTGCGGCTCGATCACCGGCGCGCCGAAGATCCGGGCGATGGAGCTGATCCACCGGGAGGAGGACGCGGCGCGGGGCGTGTATTGCGGGGCCGTCGGGCGGTTCGACCCGGATGGCGATGCGGCGTTCAACGTGGCGATCCGCACCTTGCGCCTCGATGCGGGGGGCGATGCGATATTGGGCGTGGGCTCGGCGATTACCGCGGGGTCCGACGCGCGGGCCGAATGGGACGAATGCCTGGTGAAGGGACGGTTCGCGTCGCCGGATCTCGCGCCCTTCCACCTCATCGAGACGATGCATTTCGATCCGCTGATCGGTGTGCCGATGGTCGAACGCCACCTCGAACGGTTGAAGCAGAGCGCGCATGCGCTCGGCTTTGCCTGCGACCGCCATGCCATTCGCAACGATATTCAGGCGTTCTGCTTTACCCACCGCGAACCGGCGCGTTTGCGCGTGATGCTGGCGCAGGACGGATCCTGGACACTGGAGGGGGGTGCCATGCCCGACCCGCTGACGCAGCCGGTGCCCTGCATGCCCCACGACTTGCCGGTGGAGGCAGATGACTGGCGCCTGTCGCACAAGACCAGCCTGCGCGATTTCTACGATGCGGCGCGGTTCGCGGCGGCGGGTCTCGGCGCGGAGGAGGCGGTTCTGGTCCGGCAGGACGGCCGCGTGACCGAGGGCAGCTTCACCAATATCTTTGTCGAACGCGATGGTGCATGGCTGACCCCGCCTGCATCGCTCGGGCTGTTGCCCGGCGTCATGCGGCAGAAATTGCTCGACGAAGGGGTGGCACGGGAGGCGGAATTGACGCTCGACGATCTGAAGGACGGTTTTCACATTGGCAACGCTCTTCGCGGCATGATGCGGGCACGGTTGATATGA
- a CDS encoding ATP-binding protein: MRRRLSILSRRILPRSLQGQMLLAVALALLLGQAISAVIIYRAEVARADNSIAHTLAFRLIGAQAFDARVGRRDAMHGMRGRGARRSMGLVSANVSPRTSQDRMRGNLQERLAQVLSEQGIAFTALDVFERPLADDPPAQNFLRRRFGASPPPDRSQVVVAAMRPAGASHWIVARDLPPARTGRFVRLLLLQTVLTYIVLVGAIALLLRRITGPLKALTGRVEDFSRDPAMSADARVQPAGPTDTRRLIIAHNRMEQRIGALLDEKNVMLGAIGHDLKTPLAALRVRIESVEDEDERARMAATIEDIVRTLDDILSLARVGRPSDPLETTELSALVVSVVEEFEDMGDPVELGETQRIVLPLRATWLRRALRNLIGNAVRYAGGADVSVERRGNRAIVRVMDRGPGIPDGQISAMMEPFARGDPSRNRGTGGAGLGLTLARAIAEQHGGTLILANRDADDGGATGLCAELSLPV, from the coding sequence TTGCGCCGCCGGCTGTCCATCCTGTCGCGCCGGATATTGCCGCGCAGCCTGCAGGGGCAGATGCTGCTCGCGGTCGCGCTCGCGCTGCTTTTGGGTCAGGCGATCAGTGCGGTCATCATCTACCGCGCGGAGGTTGCGCGGGCCGACAATTCGATCGCCCACACGCTGGCCTTCCGCCTGATCGGGGCGCAGGCGTTCGACGCGCGCGTCGGGCGCCGGGATGCGATGCACGGCATGCGGGGCAGAGGCGCGCGCCGCTCCATGGGGCTCGTTTCGGCCAATGTTTCGCCGCGCACGTCGCAGGACCGCATGCGCGGCAATCTGCAGGAGCGCCTCGCGCAGGTGCTGAGCGAGCAGGGCATTGCCTTTACCGCGCTCGATGTCTTCGAACGTCCGCTCGCCGACGACCCCCCGGCGCAGAATTTCCTTCGCCGCCGGTTCGGCGCCTCCCCCCCGCCCGACCGGTCGCAGGTGGTCGTCGCCGCGATGCGCCCCGCAGGTGCCAGCCACTGGATCGTGGCGCGCGATCTTCCGCCTGCGCGCACCGGGCGTTTCGTGCGCCTGCTGCTGCTACAGACGGTGTTGACCTATATCGTGCTCGTCGGCGCGATCGCGTTGCTGCTGCGCCGGATTACCGGACCGTTGAAAGCGTTGACCGGCAGGGTCGAGGATTTTTCGCGCGACCCCGCCATGTCGGCCGACGCGCGGGTGCAGCCCGCCGGCCCGACCGACACGCGCCGGCTGATCATCGCGCATAACCGGATGGAGCAGCGGATCGGCGCGCTTCTCGATGAAAAGAACGTGATGCTGGGCGCGATCGGCCATGATCTGAAGACGCCGCTCGCCGCGCTGCGCGTCCGCATCGAATCGGTGGAGGACGAGGACGAGCGCGCCCGCATGGCCGCCACGATCGAGGATATCGTCCGCACGCTCGACGACATCCTGTCGCTCGCGCGGGTGGGGCGGCCGTCCGACCCGCTCGAAACGACGGAACTGTCCGCCCTCGTCGTATCGGTCGTCGAAGAGTTCGAGGACATGGGCGACCCGGTCGAGCTGGGCGAGACGCAGCGGATCGTGCTCCCGCTACGCGCGACATGGCTGCGCCGGGCGCTGCGCAATCTGATCGGGAATGCGGTGCGCTATGCCGGCGGCGCCGACGTGTCGGTGGAACGGCGCGGCAATCGCGCCATCGTGCGCGTCATGGACCGGGGACCGGGCATTCCCGACGGCCAGATTTCCGCGATGATGGAGCCGTTCGCGCGGGGCGATCCGTCGCGCAATCGCGGCACCGGCGGCGCGGGCCTCGGCCTGACGCTGGCTCGCGCGATCGCGGAGCAGCACGGGGGCACGCTCATCCTCGCCAATCGCGATGCGGATGATGGCGGGGCGACGGGTTTGTGCGCGGAATTGTCGCTGCCGGTGTAG
- a CDS encoding response regulator gives MADAPETVPDRILVVDDEEALRTPLCQYLTKQGFAVRQAESAAAARTMLKSEAADLVLLDIMMPGEDGLSLTRHLVETQRVPVILLTARGEATDRIVGLEIGADDYVVKPFEPRELVARIRSVLRRASRAETPTGTEADYCFEGWRLDPLKRRLLDPEGAVVAISSAEFRLLKAFCDRPRQVIDRDRLLDMVQGREAHLFDRAVDNAISRLRRKIEIDRSDPQLILTVRGGGYMLAADVTRAASG, from the coding sequence ATGGCCGACGCGCCCGAAACCGTGCCCGACCGGATCCTCGTCGTCGATGACGAGGAGGCGTTGCGCACGCCGCTTTGCCAATATCTGACCAAGCAGGGTTTCGCCGTGCGGCAGGCCGAAAGCGCCGCCGCCGCGCGCACCATGCTGAAATCCGAGGCGGCCGATCTCGTCCTGCTCGACATCATGATGCCGGGGGAGGACGGGCTGTCGCTCACCCGCCATCTCGTCGAGACGCAGCGCGTGCCGGTCATCCTCCTCACCGCGCGGGGGGAGGCGACCGATCGTATCGTGGGCCTCGAAATCGGGGCCGACGATTACGTGGTGAAACCGTTCGAGCCGCGCGAGCTCGTCGCGCGCATCCGGTCGGTTCTGCGCCGGGCGAGCCGGGCGGAGACACCGACCGGGACCGAGGCGGATTACTGTTTCGAGGGGTGGCGGCTCGATCCGCTGAAGCGGCGGCTGCTCGATCCCGAAGGGGCGGTGGTGGCCATATCCTCGGCCGAATTCCGCCTGCTCAAGGCGTTTTGCGACCGCCCGCGACAGGTGATCGACCGCGATCGCCTGCTCGACATGGTGCAGGGGCGCGAGGCGCATCTGTTCGACCGCGCCGTCGACAATGCGATCAGCCGCCTGCGCCGCAAGATCGAAATCGACCGCTCCGATCCGCAGCTCATCCTGACCGTGCGGGGCGGCGGCTACATGCTGGCCGCCGACGTGACGCGCGCGGCGTCTGGCTGA
- a CDS encoding EF-hand domain-containing protein, producing MKKTVLAAGIAVIGLGTVAVAAPDIARAAPQDRDRPAMEPMTLATAEARALALFDRMDRNGDGTIDAADRQARQDAMFDRLDADKDGQISRTEFAARGQREERGPMAHRGAGRGMGMVKMADANGDDAITRAEMRAAAKSHFTRMDTNGDGTVTAAERKAARDAMRAMHRQRSGDAG from the coding sequence ATGAAAAAGACCGTTCTTGCCGCGGGAATCGCCGTCATCGGCCTTGGCACCGTGGCCGTCGCCGCCCCCGATATCGCCCGCGCCGCGCCGCAGGACCGCGACCGTCCCGCGATGGAACCCATGACGCTCGCCACGGCGGAGGCCCGCGCTCTCGCCCTGTTCGACCGGATGGACCGCAATGGCGATGGCACGATTGACGCCGCCGACCGGCAGGCCCGCCAGGACGCCATGTTCGACCGGCTCGACGCCGACAAGGACGGGCAGATCAGCCGCACCGAATTCGCCGCACGCGGCCAGCGCGAAGAGCGCGGACCGATGGCGCATCGCGGCGCCGGCAGGGGTATGGGCATGGTGAAAATGGCCGATGCCAATGGCGACGACGCCATCACCCGCGCCGAAATGCGCGCCGCAGCGAAAAGCCATTTCACCCGCATGGACACGAATGGCGACGGCACCGTCACCGCAGCGGAGCGAAAGGCCGCCCGCGACGCGATGCGCGCCATGCACCGGCAGCGGAGCGGCGATGCAGGCTGA
- a CDS encoding aminopeptidase P family protein, which produces MLMHTHEARLSALREELKRRDLDGFVVPISDEHMSEYVGDYAQRLAWLTGFGGSAGSAIVLRDKAAMFVDGRYTLQVREQVDGKFWDYENVPATSHGQWLAKNVAKGARIGFDPWLHARGWVADTQKALEAVGAELVPLDSNPIDAVWQDRPEPSPAKAQPYANDLAGETSANKREAVARWLKENRCDAAVIGALDSIAWLLNIRGADVSHTPVALSYVIVAADGTAQWFVAPEKVDGDLREHLGNQVTLRGRDEIEAGLNELGGKRVAVDPDSGVAAIYDVLEIAGATPVTLTDPIMLPKAIKNAAEVKGHREAQARDTRAVSRFLKWLDEEAPKGDIDELAAVERLYNERAQSGDLRDTSFDTISGAGPNGASPHYRVNAESNRKLEPNSVYLVDSGGQYPGGTTDITRTIWVGPDAPHDEVRDRFTRVLKGHIAIDTALFPQGTTGGQLDGFARQYLWQAGVDYAHGTGHGVGSYLGVHEGPQRIAKPGGGQAGTAQEIHAGMILSNEPGYYKAGEYGIRIENLILTVKKDVPGAELDVLGFETLTFVPIDRRLIDVAMLTEAERQWVDDYHARTLEIAKSVMDDEGDLAWVAAQCAPLEG; this is translated from the coding sequence ATGTTGATGCACACCCACGAAGCCCGCCTCTCCGCCCTGCGCGAGGAATTGAAACGCCGCGATCTCGACGGCTTCGTCGTGCCGATCAGCGATGAGCACATGAGCGAATATGTCGGCGATTATGCCCAGCGGCTCGCCTGGCTCACCGGGTTCGGCGGAAGCGCGGGCAGCGCCATCGTGCTGCGCGACAAGGCCGCGATGTTCGTCGACGGGCGCTATACGCTCCAGGTGCGCGAACAGGTCGATGGCAAGTTCTGGGACTATGAAAACGTGCCGGCGACCAGCCACGGGCAATGGCTGGCGAAGAATGTCGCGAAGGGTGCGCGCATCGGGTTCGATCCGTGGCTGCATGCGCGCGGCTGGGTTGCCGACACGCAAAAGGCGCTCGAGGCGGTCGGCGCCGAGCTCGTCCCGCTCGACAGCAATCCGATCGACGCGGTGTGGCAGGACCGGCCCGAACCGTCCCCGGCCAAGGCACAGCCCTACGCCAACGACCTCGCCGGCGAGACCAGCGCGAACAAGCGCGAGGCGGTTGCCCGCTGGCTCAAGGAGAATCGCTGCGATGCCGCGGTGATCGGCGCGCTCGATTCCATTGCATGGCTGCTCAACATTCGCGGCGCGGACGTCAGCCACACGCCGGTCGCGCTGTCCTATGTCATCGTCGCCGCCGACGGGACCGCGCAATGGTTCGTCGCGCCCGAAAAGGTCGATGGCGACCTGCGCGAACATCTCGGCAATCAGGTCACGCTGCGCGGCCGGGACGAGATCGAGGCCGGGCTCAACGAGCTTGGCGGCAAGCGTGTCGCGGTCGATCCCGACAGCGGCGTGGCGGCCATCTACGACGTGCTGGAGATTGCCGGCGCCACGCCCGTCACGCTCACCGATCCGATCATGCTTCCCAAGGCGATCAAGAACGCCGCCGAGGTCAAGGGCCACCGCGAGGCGCAGGCCCGCGATACGCGGGCGGTGTCCCGCTTCCTCAAATGGCTCGACGAAGAAGCGCCCAAGGGCGACATCGACGAGCTTGCCGCGGTGGAAAGGCTCTATAACGAACGCGCGCAGAGCGGCGACCTGCGCGATACAAGCTTCGACACCATATCGGGCGCCGGGCCGAACGGCGCCAGCCCGCATTACCGCGTGAATGCGGAGAGCAACCGCAAGCTGGAGCCCAACAGCGTCTATCTCGTCGACAGCGGCGGGCAATATCCGGGCGGCACCACCGACATCACCCGCACGATATGGGTCGGGCCGGACGCCCCGCATGACGAGGTACGCGACCGTTTCACCCGCGTGCTGAAGGGGCATATCGCCATCGACACCGCGCTCTTTCCGCAAGGCACCACCGGAGGCCAGCTCGACGGGTTCGCGCGGCAATATCTGTGGCAGGCGGGCGTCGATTACGCGCATGGCACGGGCCACGGCGTCGGCAGCTATCTCGGCGTGCACGAAGGGCCGCAGCGCATCGCAAAGCCCGGCGGCGGGCAGGCCGGCACGGCGCAGGAGATCCACGCGGGCATGATTCTCTCGAACGAGCCGGGCTATTACAAGGCCGGCGAATACGGCATCCGGATCGAGAACCTGATCCTGACCGTGAAAAAGGATGTGCCCGGCGCCGAACTCGATGTGCTGGGGTTCGAGACGCTGACCTTCGTGCCGATCGACCGGCGACTCATCGATGTCGCCATGCTGACCGAGGCGGAACGGCAATGGGTGGACGATTACCATGCCCGCACGCTGGAGATCGCGAAATCGGTGATGGACGACGAGGGCGATCTGGCCTGGGTCGCGGCGCAATGCGCGCCTCTGGAGGGGTGA
- a CDS encoding S9 family peptidase, whose amino-acid sequence MTDTTPATQPPIARKQDDRTTHHGIAITDEYAWLRDAGYPKVENADILAHLNEENRWFETRMKPHEALVETLFKEMRARIKEADASVPQKDGDWYYWIEYLDGAEYKQWWRKPAAGGRDGEEGKQLILDEAALAEGHEYFSLGAFSVSADGTMLAYATDTDGSERYEARFRNLTTGKDLPDVIPGTLGSLVWVKGDSGIVYSLANENWRTDNARLHWLGLPVAEDTELFHEDDEGFRVGSGLSATEEWLIIATSDHETSEAWIVPADDPEAEPVLIRAREKGVEYDIDMRGDTIFIHTNDTHENFRLATAPLSDPAAWTTRIEGSDDFYLTGFELFRDFYVIEGRRDGLDQIEIRSYDDPADVRPIAFPEASFVASLGNNPEYAVDTLRLSYNSMVTPGTAYDYHLADRRLEVLKVQEIPSGYDPAQYRTERVTITARDGTEVPVSLVMRADTPKDGSAPLHLYGYGAYGIAIPPGFSTTRLSLVDRGFIYAIAHIRGGDDLGRRWYLDGKLERRTNAFTDFVDAANGLIDLGYTRKGRVTASGGSAGGELMGAIVNTDPDIWGAVVAHVPFVDVLNTMLDASLPLTPGEWPEWGNPIEDKAAFELIRSYSPYDNVTAQDYPPMLVTAGLNDPRVTYWEPTKWVARLRDRKTDDHELLLKVNMGAGHGGKSGRFDSLREVAEEFAFILWQMGMTKAA is encoded by the coding sequence TTGACCGACACGACCCCCGCGACGCAGCCCCCCATCGCCCGGAAACAGGACGATCGCACGACCCATCACGGCATCGCGATTACCGACGAATATGCCTGGCTGCGCGATGCCGGCTATCCCAAGGTGGAGAACGCGGACATCCTCGCGCATCTCAACGAAGAGAACCGCTGGTTCGAAACGCGCATGAAACCGCACGAAGCGCTGGTCGAAACCCTGTTCAAGGAGATGCGCGCCCGGATCAAGGAAGCCGACGCCTCCGTCCCGCAGAAGGATGGCGACTGGTACTACTGGATCGAGTATCTCGACGGCGCGGAATACAAGCAATGGTGGCGCAAGCCTGCCGCCGGCGGCCGCGACGGCGAGGAGGGAAAGCAGCTGATCCTCGACGAGGCGGCGCTGGCCGAAGGGCACGAATATTTCAGCCTCGGCGCCTTTTCGGTGAGCGCGGATGGCACGATGCTCGCCTATGCGACCGATACCGACGGGTCGGAACGCTATGAGGCGCGGTTTCGGAACCTGACCACGGGTAAGGATCTGCCCGACGTCATTCCCGGCACGCTCGGCTCGCTGGTGTGGGTGAAGGGCGACAGCGGCATCGTCTATTCACTGGCCAATGAAAACTGGCGCACGGACAATGCGCGGCTCCACTGGCTGGGCCTACCGGTGGCGGAGGATACCGAGCTGTTTCATGAGGATGACGAAGGTTTCCGCGTCGGTTCGGGCCTCTCCGCGACGGAGGAATGGCTGATCATTGCGACGAGCGATCATGAAACGAGCGAGGCGTGGATCGTGCCCGCCGACGATCCGGAGGCCGAACCCGTGCTGATCCGCGCGCGGGAGAAGGGCGTCGAATATGATATCGACATGCGCGGCGATACGATTTTCATCCACACCAACGACACCCACGAAAATTTCCGCCTCGCCACCGCGCCGCTGTCCGATCCCGCCGCATGGACCACGCGCATCGAGGGGTCGGACGATTTCTACCTGACCGGTTTCGAACTGTTCCGCGATTTCTATGTGATCGAGGGGCGCCGCGACGGGCTCGACCAGATCGAGATCCGCTCCTACGACGATCCGGCGGACGTGCGGCCCATCGCCTTTCCCGAGGCCAGCTTCGTCGCCAGCCTCGGCAACAATCCCGAATATGCGGTCGATACGCTCCGCCTGTCGTATAATTCGATGGTCACGCCGGGCACCGCCTATGATTATCACCTCGCCGACCGGCGGCTGGAGGTGTTGAAGGTGCAAGAGATCCCGTCGGGCTACGACCCTGCGCAATATCGCACCGAACGCGTCACGATCACCGCGCGCGACGGGACCGAGGTGCCGGTGTCGCTGGTGATGCGGGCCGATACGCCGAAGGACGGTTCGGCGCCGCTGCATCTCTATGGCTATGGCGCCTATGGCATCGCGATCCCGCCCGGTTTTTCGACCACGCGGCTCAGCCTCGTCGATCGCGGTTTCATCTATGCCATCGCGCATATCCGCGGCGGCGACGATCTCGGGCGGCGCTGGTATCTCGATGGAAAGCTGGAGCGGCGGACCAATGCGTTCACCGATTTCGTCGATGCGGCGAACGGGCTGATCGACCTCGGCTATACGCGCAAGGGCCGGGTGACCGCCTCGGGCGGGTCTGCGGGCGGCGAACTGATGGGCGCGATCGTCAATACCGATCCCGATATCTGGGGCGCGGTGGTGGCGCATGTGCCCTTCGTCGACGTGCTCAACACCATGCTGGACGCATCCCTGCCGCTGACGCCGGGCGAATGGCCCGAATGGGGCAACCCGATCGAGGACAAGGCCGCCTTCGAACTCATTCGCAGCTACAGCCCCTATGACAATGTCACGGCACAGGATTACCCGCCGATGCTGGTCACCGCCGGGCTGAACGATCCGCGCGTGACATACTGGGAGCCGACCAAATGGGTCGCCCGCCTGCGCGATCGCAAGACCGACGACCATGAATTGCTGCTCAAGGTGAACATGGGCGCCGGGCACGGGGGCAAGTCGGGCCGGTTCGATTCGCTGCGCGAAGTGGCGGAGGAATTTGCCTTTATCCTGTGGCAGATGGGCATGACGAAGGCGGCGTGA